A region from the Pogoniulus pusillus isolate bPogPus1 chromosome 13, bPogPus1.pri, whole genome shotgun sequence genome encodes:
- the LOC135180886 gene encoding cytochrome P450 2W1 yields MSFLISFLSDPTLICLLCAAALLAVLYFSTSYRYSAFKFPPGPTPLPIIGNLHLVDLRRQDKSLMKLAEKYGPIFTLHFGFQKVVVLTGYEVVREALVTYTEEFVDRPSIPIFDQIQNGNGLFFSIGELWRTTRRFTVSSMRNLGMGRKAIEGRICEELHFLIEMIKSFKGEPFSLPSFNCAPINITFILLFGDRFDYKDPTFLTLLRLIDEVMILLGSPYLNYFNFYPFLGFLFKTHKIMLSKIEAVRSILRQYMKASREDVTENSVRSYIDALMFKQQEEKNKKDSLFHDDNLMASILDLVMAGTETIATTLQWSILLMMKYPEIQKKVQEEIGRTVKAGSWATYEDRKNMPFTNAVLHEVQRFITLLPHVPRCTAVDTHFRGYFLPKGIIVIPSLTSVLLDKTQWETPHEFNPNHFLDAEGNFVKREAFLPFSTGRRNCIGESLAKMELFVFFVGLLQTFTFQPQPGVSEADLDLTVPQTTFTLRPQPQATCAVLRE; encoded by the exons atgtcttttttaatttcatttctctctgaTCCTACATTAATTtgcctgctgtgtgcagcagcactgtTAGCTGTGCTCTATTTTTCAACCAGCTACAGATACTCAGCTTTTAAATTTCCTCCTGGTCCAACTCCTCTTCCGATCATTGGCAACCTGCACTTGGTGGATCTTAGAAGGCAAGATAAATCACTAATGAAG CTGGCGGAAAAATATGGCCCCATCTTCACCCTCCACTTCGGGTTCCAGAAGGTTGTGGTCCTGACCGGGTACGAGGTTGTGCGGGAGGCGCTTGTGACCTACACAGAGGAGTTTGTAGACAGACCATCCATCCCAATATTTGACCAAATTCAGAACGGAAACG GTCTGTTCTTCTCCATCGGGGAGCTGTGGAGGACCACTCGAAGGTTCACCGTGTCCAGCATGCGCAACCTCGGCATGGGGAGAAAAGCGATCGAAGGGAGGATCTGCGAGGAGCTTCACTTCCTCATCGAGATGATCAAATCCTTCAAAG GGGAACCTTTCAGCCTGCCCTCCTTCAACTGCGCTCCCATCAACATCACCTTCATCCTGCTCTTTGGGGACAGGTTTGACTACAAGGACCCAACGTTTCTCACCCTGTTAAGACTCATAGATGAAGTCATGATTCTTCTGGGATCTCCATATTTGAAT TATTTCAATTTCTACCCCTTCCTCGGATTTCTCTTCAAAACCCACAAGATCATGCTTAGCAAAATAGAAGCCGTGCGCAGCATCCTAAGGCAGTACATGAAGGCAAGCAGGGAGGACGTCACTGAGAACAGCGTGAGGAGCTACATCGATGCACTGATGTTCAAGCAGCAAGAG gagaaaaacaagaaaGACAGCCTCTTCCATGATGACAACTTAATGGCATCCATCCTTGACCTGGTCATGGCAGGAACAGAGACTATAGCCACGACACTCCAGTGGTCCATCCTGCTGATGATGAAATACCCAGAGATTCAAA AGAAGGTGCAGGAGGAGATTGGGAGGACTGtcaaagcaggcagctgggccaCGTACGAGGATCGGAAGAACATGCCCTTTACGAACGCGGTGCTGCACGAAGTGCAGAGGTTTATCACCCTCCTGCCCCATGTGCCCCGCTGCACTGCTGTGGACACCCACTTCAGGGGCTACTTCCTCCCCAAG GGTATAATTGTAATCCCATCACTCACCTCCGTGCTGCTGGATAAGACACAATGGGAGACACCACATGAGTTCAACCCCAATCACTTCCTTGATGCTGAAGGGAATTTTGTAAAGAGAGAGGccttcctgcccttctccaCAG GGAGAAGGAACTGCATTGGAGAGAGCCTTGCCAAGATGGAGCTGTTTGTCTTCTTTGTAGGGTTGCTGCAGACATTTACTTTTCAACCTCAGCCAGGAGTTTCAGAGGCTGACTTGGACCTTACTGTCCCTCAGACGACCTTCACACTGAGGCCTCAGCCTCAGGCAACCTGTGCTGTCCTGCGTGAATAA